Sequence from the uncultured Flavobacterium sp. genome:
AAACTGTATTATCCATCAAATTTTTTCTTTAAAATTGTTAATAGTATTTAGATTTTTGTTTTGAAAATTCAATCTGCTTCGCGAGTATAAATGCAAATGTCACTTGATTTTCTATAAGGTAATCAGTAAAATATTACCCTTTGATTGAAGTAATCGTTGGGTTTTGTAGTCGTTATTACATCCTCTTAAATAAGGAAGGATGTTTTATTATTGATTTTGTTTAAGGAGATGTTTTAACCTAATTATCAAGTAAAACACCTACATTTTTATGAAGCGCTAACTTTAAATAGTTATCGGCCATCGCAATGTCAAAAATGGCCATTCCCATAGGATTAAACATAATAGCCTGATCTTCATCCAGAGAATTAAAAAAATTCTCTTTCTGAATAGTTTGAATTTGTGCAACATTTTCTCGTTGCAGGCCATTGGTTTTGTGAAACATTTCTATATCAGTATTTTCTCGGCACACTTCATCCCAATCATCTACAATCATAGCCTTTGAGAACCAACCGAATACCTCCGGTTTATAATCTCGCAAAGAAACATTTAAATGTAGCGATCCGGCTTTTGGCTGTTTATCTATATATCTTTCTGCAGAAACAGTACAGGTAATAAATATATCAACATCTACATAAGCATCTTCCCAATTTTGTACTACAATTACCTTTTCCTTTAGGTTCTCTGGTATTAGTTCTTTATTAACACCTTTTATATCATAGATAAACACGTTTTCTATGTTTTCAGCTAATAATGCGTTACACATATTTAAATGTGTTTGCCCAATAGGTCCAAAACCAATAATTCCTATACTTACTTTTTGGGATTTTCGTTGTTTTATAAACTCTTTTATTATAAAACCACTTACAGATGCCGTTCTAATAGCCGAAATAGCTCCGCTATTTATTACTCCAACAGGTATACCCGTATCAGCTTCATTTAATATAATTACACTATGAGCTCGGGCGATTCCCTTATTAATATTTTCAGGAAAACTTGCAATCCATTTAATACCAGACTTATTGATATTGCCTCCTATAAATGCAGGCATAGCAATGATTCTGTTTTTGTTATTGCCATAACGCAAATATGGTTTAATGGGTTGCGCCATATCGTTTAAAATTAAAGAATGTGTGGCATCCGCAATTACTTTGATATTATTGTTCCAATCAAAGTTTAGCTCGTGAATGTTTTTATCATTTAGATATCTCATTTTGAATTACTTTATTTATAAGATTAAATTTTGTTATGCTAACGTTAGATTGTAGTTTTCTATCATCTCTCGCCATTCAGCATTGTATATTGTATTTATATAGCGCTCACCTCTATCTGCAAATACACACATTACATTAACAGGCTTGTCAACTGCATGCAATTGAAAGTATTTATGTACTGCAGCATAAACAGACCCGGAGGAACCACCTGCATATATATTGTATTTTTCAAGCAATTCGATACAAGAAGTAACCGTTTCATTTTCATTTACCGAAACAACATCGTCTATTTTTGCCGAATCCAGTATTTTTGGTCGTAAACTTGAACCAATTCCCGGTATAAATCGTTTTCTTGATTTTCCACCAAAAATTACTGATCCATCTACATCTACTGCAATAATTTTTGCGTTAGGATATTTTTCTTTTACTTTTTGAGAAACTCCCGTTATCGTTCCTCCTGAGCTTACTCCCATAAACAAATAGTCTAGTTTTTGCCTCGGAATTTCTAAACAAATTTCATTTCCCAATGAATCGTAATATGCCTGAGCATTTAGCGGATTTTCATATTGATTAATCCAATAGATATTTTCAGTATTTTGGATTATTTCTTTTACAGTCCTGATTCTATTTAGCAAGTAGCCGCCTCTCTCGTCAGGTTCGGTTATTTTTATTACCTCTGCTCCTTGCAGTCTAATCATCATTTCATTTACCGGTAAAGTGGTATTATCGATAACACAAATAAATTTTAGCCCTTTTTGTCTTGCGTAAGCTGATAATGAGATTCCAAAATTTCCCGAAGAAGATTCTATCAGTGTGGTTTCACTATTTATAACGCCTTGATTTAGTAAACGGTTGATGATATAAGAAGCCGCACGATCTTTAACACTTCCGGTGGGATTGTAAAATTCAAGCTTTGCAAAAACATTTAAATGTGCATTTTCATTGTTTTTAAGAGCTATTAATGGAGTATTGCCAACTTTTTCTAAAATGTTGTTTATCATACTAATTTATTTAAGTGGAAATTAATTAATGAATTGAATAGGTAATTTGTGCGTTCATTATTCTAACCTGCTAAGTAGCCTACAGGAATTGTCGCCATTATATTTTTAT
This genomic interval carries:
- a CDS encoding 2,3-diaminopropionate biosynthesis protein SbnB, whose product is MRYLNDKNIHELNFDWNNNIKVIADATHSLILNDMAQPIKPYLRYGNNKNRIIAMPAFIGGNINKSGIKWIASFPENINKGIARAHSVIILNEADTGIPVGVINSGAISAIRTASVSGFIIKEFIKQRKSQKVSIGIIGFGPIGQTHLNMCNALLAENIENVFIYDIKGVNKELIPENLKEKVIVVQNWEDAYVDVDIFITCTVSAERYIDKQPKAGSLHLNVSLRDYKPEVFGWFSKAMIVDDWDEVCRENTDIEMFHKTNGLQRENVAQIQTIQKENFFNSLDEDQAIMFNPMGMAIFDIAMADNYLKLALHKNVGVLLDN
- the sbnA gene encoding 2,3-diaminopropionate biosynthesis protein SbnA; amino-acid sequence: MINNILEKVGNTPLIALKNNENAHLNVFAKLEFYNPTGSVKDRAASYIINRLLNQGVINSETTLIESSSGNFGISLSAYARQKGLKFICVIDNTTLPVNEMMIRLQGAEVIKITEPDERGGYLLNRIRTVKEIIQNTENIYWINQYENPLNAQAYYDSLGNEICLEIPRQKLDYLFMGVSSGGTITGVSQKVKEKYPNAKIIAVDVDGSVIFGGKSRKRFIPGIGSSLRPKILDSAKIDDVVSVNENETVTSCIELLEKYNIYAGGSSGSVYAAVHKYFQLHAVDKPVNVMCVFADRGERYINTIYNAEWREMIENYNLTLA